From Phaeocystidibacter marisrubri, the proteins below share one genomic window:
- the rsmG gene encoding 16S rRNA (guanine(527)-N(7))-methyltransferase RsmG — translation MEINKVLAYFPDLTTDQVDQLSRLKDLYEDWNAKINVISRKDMESFNERHLLHSMAIARIIAFAPGAQVLDVGTGGGFPGIPLAILFPETDFVLVDSIGKKIKVVNGVAEELGLTNVKAIHGRAEDVKMSFDFVVSRAVTQMPKFVNWVKRKFKSHSQHTLPNGILYLKGGDLTEELADFPKAELFPISDFFEEDFFETKYVVYLPAKKG, via the coding sequence ATGGAAATCAACAAAGTGCTAGCCTACTTTCCAGATTTAACAACGGATCAGGTTGATCAGCTCTCTCGTTTGAAAGATCTGTATGAAGATTGGAATGCGAAGATCAACGTGATCAGTCGGAAGGATATGGAATCCTTCAACGAACGTCACCTTCTTCACAGCATGGCCATTGCACGCATCATTGCTTTTGCCCCTGGTGCACAGGTTCTCGACGTTGGCACAGGCGGTGGTTTTCCGGGGATTCCCTTGGCGATACTCTTTCCTGAAACGGACTTTGTTTTGGTGGATAGTATCGGCAAGAAGATTAAGGTGGTGAATGGAGTTGCCGAGGAGCTAGGACTTACAAATGTGAAGGCCATTCACGGAAGAGCTGAAGATGTAAAGATGTCCTTCGACTTTGTTGTTTCTCGTGCGGTTACCCAAATGCCCAAGTTTGTGAACTGGGTAAAACGCAAGTTCAAATCGCATTCGCAGCACACCTTACCCAATGGCATTCTTTACCTCAAAGGTGGCGACCTGACCGAAGAACTCGCCGATTTCCCTAAGGCGGAGCTGTTCCCTATTTCAGACTTCTTTGAAGAAGACTTCTTTGAGACGAAGTACGTGGTGTACTTGCCAGCGAAGAAGGGCTAG
- a CDS encoding glycosyltransferase, with translation MNTPELLFSVFIGIAAVQLLYWLLIFPRFSFKKPHETQRADLLPPVSVIVVGRNEAENFKKYLPTILHQDYPNFEVIAVNDMSSDDSIDVLEEMQKEHDHLRIVRVPENDHFWHGKKYGLALGIKAAQNEHLLLTDADCYPSSPDWIREMISGFMGGKEIVLGYGDVIKTKGVVNALSRFETVQTALQYFAWNFWGMPYMGVGRNLAYRKSLWFEQNGFIKHIHVPSGDDDLFVNSAAKRGKVGVVAKDTAHTLTESKETWKEWITQKRRHFSTSTLYKPHHKFVLATFAASIFWFWFFFAMALPFVDEFHMYIMLGVVGLRTIAQWVVGFTTSRFLGNADLVLLWPVYEMIWVLTGGYLLILNKVLGTSKKWK, from the coding sequence ATGAATACACCAGAGCTTCTATTTTCAGTATTTATCGGCATTGCAGCAGTTCAGTTGCTGTATTGGTTGCTGATATTTCCTCGGTTCTCCTTTAAAAAACCGCACGAAACGCAGCGGGCAGACTTACTTCCACCCGTGAGTGTTATTGTTGTGGGAAGGAATGAAGCCGAGAATTTCAAGAAGTATTTGCCAACCATCCTTCATCAAGATTACCCCAACTTTGAGGTGATTGCCGTGAATGATATGAGTAGCGACGATTCCATCGACGTGTTGGAAGAGATGCAAAAAGAGCACGATCACCTCCGCATTGTTCGTGTTCCCGAAAATGATCATTTCTGGCACGGTAAGAAGTACGGTTTGGCGCTCGGTATTAAAGCGGCTCAAAACGAACACCTTCTGCTTACCGACGCAGATTGTTACCCGAGTAGTCCAGATTGGATTCGTGAAATGATTTCTGGGTTTATGGGGGGGAAGGAGATTGTTCTCGGTTATGGCGATGTCATTAAAACCAAGGGCGTAGTCAATGCCCTTAGTCGATTTGAAACCGTACAAACTGCTCTTCAGTATTTCGCTTGGAATTTCTGGGGGATGCCTTACATGGGAGTGGGTCGAAACCTTGCCTACCGCAAGTCACTTTGGTTTGAACAGAATGGTTTTATTAAGCACATCCATGTTCCAAGTGGGGACGATGATTTATTCGTGAATTCCGCAGCTAAGCGAGGCAAAGTTGGAGTTGTGGCGAAAGACACCGCTCATACCTTAACGGAAAGCAAAGAGACCTGGAAGGAATGGATCACACAAAAACGTCGTCATTTTTCTACGTCAACACTGTATAAGCCGCACCACAAGTTTGTGCTTGCCACTTTTGCCGCATCCATTTTTTGGTTTTGGTTCTTCTTCGCAATGGCTCTTCCTTTCGTTGATGAATTCCACATGTATATTATGTTGGGAGTGGTAGGGCTTCGGACCATTGCCCAGTGGGTAGTTGGATTTACTACCTCAAGATTTTTGGGCAATGCCGATTTGGTACTTTTGTGGCCTGTGTACGAAATGATTTGGGTGCTAACCGGTGGATATCTCCTCATTCTTAACAAGGTTCTTGGCACCTCAAAAAAGTGGAAGTGA
- the pruA gene encoding L-glutamate gamma-semialdehyde dehydrogenase: MPKGIYHVPIAVNEPVLSYAPGTPERDELLSTYRKMKSQVMDIPMFINGKEVRTNDTHALYPPHELKTQIGTYHRGTKQHVQDAVDAALEAREKWANLSWEHRASIFLKAADLIAGPFRARINAATMLAQSKNAMQAEIDSACELADFLRFNVQYMTEIYDNQPESSDGVWNRLEYRPLEGFVFAITPFNFTAIAGNLPAAPALMGCVAVWKPADSQIYSANVVMEVFREAGVPAGVINLVFADGPDAGDVVFNHPEFAGLHFTGSTNVFRHLWQTIGENISKYKSYPRIVGETGGKDFIVAHPSSNVQEVAVAIARGAFEFQGQKCSAASRAYLPSNIASDILDRAVAIVKDFKMGSPENFENFITAVIDERAFDKIAGYIDFIKEQDDAEILVGGNYDKSEGYFIEPTIVKTSNPMFRTMCEEIFGPVITIYEYPENEWSETLKLVNATGEYALTGAIFSQDRYAIEEATKALENAAGNFYINDKPTGAVVGQQPFGGARGSGTNDKAGSYLNLLRWVSPRTIKETFVPPTDYKYPFLG; the protein is encoded by the coding sequence ATGCCAAAGGGAATTTATCACGTACCTATTGCCGTGAACGAACCGGTTTTGAGCTATGCTCCCGGTACTCCAGAAAGAGACGAGTTGTTGAGCACTTACCGCAAGATGAAATCGCAGGTAATGGACATTCCTATGTTCATTAACGGTAAGGAGGTTCGCACTAACGATACCCACGCACTTTATCCACCGCACGAGCTGAAGACTCAAATTGGTACTTACCATAGAGGAACCAAGCAGCACGTTCAAGATGCGGTTGACGCAGCCTTGGAAGCGCGTGAAAAGTGGGCAAACTTGAGTTGGGAGCACCGTGCTAGCATCTTCTTGAAAGCGGCTGATTTGATTGCCGGACCATTCCGCGCACGCATCAATGCTGCCACCATGTTGGCTCAAAGTAAGAACGCCATGCAAGCTGAAATCGACTCAGCATGTGAGTTGGCCGACTTCCTTCGTTTCAACGTTCAGTACATGACCGAGATTTACGACAACCAACCTGAATCCTCTGATGGGGTTTGGAACCGTTTGGAATACCGTCCACTCGAAGGATTCGTATTCGCCATCACTCCATTCAACTTTACCGCTATTGCAGGTAATCTTCCAGCAGCACCAGCTCTTATGGGGTGTGTAGCAGTTTGGAAGCCCGCAGATTCTCAGATTTACTCTGCGAATGTTGTCATGGAAGTATTCCGCGAAGCCGGTGTTCCTGCAGGAGTAATCAACTTGGTATTTGCTGATGGCCCAGATGCAGGTGATGTTGTATTCAACCACCCTGAATTTGCAGGTCTTCACTTTACGGGATCTACCAACGTATTCCGTCATCTATGGCAAACCATCGGTGAGAACATCTCTAAGTACAAGAGCTACCCACGCATTGTAGGAGAAACGGGAGGAAAAGACTTCATTGTAGCTCACCCTTCTTCTAACGTTCAAGAAGTAGCCGTAGCCATTGCTCGCGGTGCTTTTGAATTCCAAGGTCAGAAGTGTTCTGCAGCATCTCGTGCTTACCTTCCTTCTAACATTGCTAGCGACATTCTCGATCGCGCCGTTGCAATAGTGAAAGATTTCAAGATGGGTTCTCCTGAGAACTTTGAAAACTTCATCACAGCGGTCATCGATGAGCGTGCATTCGACAAGATTGCGGGCTACATCGACTTCATCAAGGAGCAAGATGACGCTGAGATTCTAGTAGGTGGTAACTACGATAAGTCTGAAGGTTATTTCATCGAGCCTACCATCGTGAAGACTTCCAACCCAATGTTCCGCACCATGTGTGAGGAAATCTTTGGTCCAGTAATTACGATTTACGAATACCCAGAAAACGAGTGGTCAGAAACCTTGAAATTGGTTAACGCTACTGGCGAATACGCATTGACAGGAGCCATCTTCTCACAAGATCGTTACGCGATTGAAGAGGCAACTAAAGCATTGGAAAATGCGGCTGGTAACTTCTACATCAACGACAAGCCAACTGGAGCCGTTGTTGGTCAGCAGCCATTTGGTGGCGCACGTGGATCAGGTACAAACGACAAGGCAGGTTCTTATTTGAATCTTCTTCGTTGGGTATCTCCTCGTACTATCAAGGAAACCTTCGTTCCACCAACCGATTACAAGTACCCATTCTTGGGGTAA
- the tgt gene encoding tRNA guanosine(34) transglycosylase Tgt, producing MQFELQSTDPKSKARAGKVTTDHGVIETPIFMPVGTVASVKAVHQTELVEDTKAEIILGNTYHLYLRPGTETLTAAGGLHKFMSWDRPILTDSGGFQVYSLDGINKIKEEGVKFKSHIDGSYHLFTPENVMDIQRQIGADIIMAFDECTPYPCPPEYAKEAMDRTHRWLQRCINRFDETEPLYGHSQTLFPIVQGSVYPELRKISAEFIAETNREGYAIGGLSVGEPHEEMYAMSDLVCDILPKDKPRYLMGVGTPANILENIALGVDMFDCVMPARNGRNGQLFTSEGIINIKNAKWERDFSPIDSNGTSYVDQLYTKAYLRHLFRSNEYLGRQIATLHNLRFYLWLVKEARERIINGTFREWKELMVPKLQNRL from the coding sequence ATGCAATTTGAACTGCAATCTACAGACCCAAAGAGTAAGGCGAGAGCTGGGAAAGTCACTACAGATCACGGAGTGATTGAAACCCCCATTTTCATGCCTGTTGGCACCGTCGCATCCGTAAAGGCGGTGCATCAAACCGAGTTAGTTGAAGACACCAAGGCGGAAATCATTCTTGGTAATACCTATCACTTGTACCTGAGACCGGGCACAGAAACGCTTACCGCAGCTGGAGGTCTCCACAAGTTTATGAGTTGGGATCGTCCTATCCTGACGGATTCTGGTGGGTTTCAAGTGTACTCGCTAGACGGCATCAACAAGATTAAGGAAGAAGGTGTGAAATTCAAGTCGCACATTGACGGCTCCTACCACCTCTTCACTCCAGAAAATGTTATGGACATTCAGCGTCAAATTGGCGCAGATATCATCATGGCCTTTGACGAGTGTACTCCATATCCTTGTCCGCCGGAATACGCGAAAGAAGCAATGGATCGTACCCACCGTTGGTTGCAGCGTTGTATTAATCGCTTTGACGAAACGGAACCTCTGTACGGGCATTCGCAAACCCTTTTCCCTATTGTTCAAGGCTCAGTTTATCCAGAACTTCGCAAGATTTCCGCGGAATTCATTGCAGAGACCAATAGAGAGGGATATGCCATTGGCGGCTTGAGCGTGGGCGAACCTCACGAAGAAATGTACGCCATGAGTGATTTGGTGTGCGACATTTTGCCCAAGGACAAACCGCGTTATTTGATGGGTGTCGGAACTCCGGCCAACATTTTGGAAAACATTGCTTTGGGAGTAGATATGTTCGACTGTGTGATGCCGGCTCGTAACGGTAGAAATGGTCAGCTCTTTACTTCTGAAGGGATCATCAATATTAAAAATGCCAAATGGGAAAGAGACTTTTCTCCCATTGACTCCAATGGCACCAGTTACGTCGATCAGCTTTATACCAAAGCCTATCTTCGTCACCTCTTCCGCTCTAACGAATATTTAGGACGTCAGATTGCGACTTTACACAATTTAAGGTTCTATTTGTGGTTGGTGAAGGAAGCCCGTGAGCGAATCATTAATGGCACCTTCCGAGAGTGGAAAGAATTGATGGTTCCCAAATTGCAAAATCGCTTGTAA